From a single Aythya fuligula isolate bAytFul2 chromosome 16, bAytFul2.pri, whole genome shotgun sequence genomic region:
- the NPBWR2 gene encoding neuropeptides B/W receptor type 2 yields MGNSSLWDGLNSTCSSAGNSCYLDSSMRFNFSFQEQAADFYVVLPVIYSVICAVGLTGNTAVIYVILKAPKMKTVTNMFILNLAIADDLFTLVLPINIAEHLLHYWPFGEVLCKVILSIDHYNIFSSIYFLTVMSIDRYLVVLATVKSKRMPHRTYRAARIVSLCIWILVTIIVLPFIIFANVYVDDLEIKSCGLNFPKPERFWFKASRIYTLILGFAIPVSTICILYTMMLYKLRNMHLNSNAKALDKAKKKVTIMVFIVLAVCLFCWTPFHLATIVALTTDLPQTSMVIGISYFITSLSYANSCLNPFLYAFLDDSFRKSFRKMLECRTS; encoded by the coding sequence ATGGGGAACAGCTCTCTCTGGGATGGTCTgaacagcacctgcagcagtgcaggcaaCAGCTGCTACCTGGACAGCAGCATGAGGTTCAACTTCTCCTTCCAAGAGCAAGCAGCCGATTTCTACGTTGTCCTCCCTGTGATTTACTCCGTGATTTGTGCTGTTGGGCTCACAGGCAACACCGCTGTCATCTACGTGATCCTCAAGGCTCCTAAGATGAAGACTGTGACAAACATGTTCATCCTGAACCTTGCCATAGCTGACGACTTGTTCACACTTGTCCTGCCCATTAATATTGCTGAGCACCTCCTGCACTACTGGCCCTTTGGAGAAGTCCTCTGCAAGGTCATCTTGTCCATAGACCACTACAACATCTTCTCcagcatttatttcttaacaGTCATGAGCATAGACCGCTATCTGGTCGTACTGGCCACAGTCAAGTCCAAGAGGATGCCACATCGTACGTACCGAGCAGCCAGGATCGTCAGTTTGTGCATCTGGATCCTCGTCACCATCATAGTTCTCCCCTTCATCATCTTCGCTAACGTCTACGTGGACGACCTGGAGATCAAGAGTTGTGGTCTAAATTTCCCCAAGCCCGAAAGGTTTTGGTTCAAAGCCAGCAGGATCTATACCCTCATCCTTGGCTTCGCCATCCCAGTATCCACCATCTGCATCCTCTACACCATGATGCTGTACAAGCTGAGGAACATGCACTTGAACTCTAACGCTAAAGCCCTGGACAAAGCCAAGAAGAAAGTCACTATCATGGTCTTCATCGTCCTGGCCGTGTGCCTCTTCTGCTGGACCCCCTTCCACTTGGCCACCATCGTGGCTTTGACCACTGACTTGCCCCAGACCTCCATGGTCATTGGCATATCCTACTTCATCACCAGCCTAAGCTATGCCAACTCCTGCTTGAATCCCTTCTTGTACGCCTTCCTGGATGACAGCTTTCGGAAAAGTTTCCGGAAGATGCTGGAATGCAGAACTTCTTAA